The Collimonas sp. PA-H2 genome contains a region encoding:
- a CDS encoding FAD-dependent monooxygenase, giving the protein MEKQFDVVVVGAGPVGLLTAIELALGGADVLVLERLAGVNMTMKAMSVGPLGCEALTRRGMAAAIAAAEANTFAAMDEFAKQTGAELRGRASKYSGHFGGLSLIRKDAQKEPQRRPRLVRQHELEVMLADRARVLGIEVRRGCGVTSFVQQADGVDLEWVSSTDKGRISCSYLVACDGGRSFIRKMAGFDFPGTAPTSTFYQVVAEIDHPDRLLPIGWNRTSGGVFAYGPVPGRLFMLDFIGPPVDRQAPVTREEIEAVLRRISGADVRVKALESGSRWADNTRLVDSYRLGRVLLAGDAAHVHSPFGGQGLNLGLADAANLGWKLASVIRGEMPESLLDTYTAERRPVAKAVLANTLAQIAILRPDPQSGAMRDIVANLMQFDDVNRFIGEMMSGLATRYDLGSKLDAVGRLIGDQPIGHGDAGVSLYDLMQDGTGVLLDASTEGKASRLVAAATQKICCVAVATGPSMLIRPDACVAWAGEEDSIDGLEETLRRWFIDSDEACYSPQQVGPLSSPAWPEEFPPQSAQPR; this is encoded by the coding sequence ATGGAAAAACAATTTGATGTTGTGGTGGTTGGAGCCGGACCGGTCGGACTCCTGACGGCCATCGAGCTGGCGTTGGGCGGCGCGGACGTCCTCGTGCTAGAGCGTCTGGCCGGCGTGAACATGACCATGAAGGCAATGTCGGTCGGACCGCTTGGCTGCGAAGCGTTGACGCGTCGCGGGATGGCCGCGGCCATTGCCGCCGCAGAGGCGAACACTTTCGCGGCGATGGATGAGTTCGCAAAGCAGACCGGAGCAGAGCTGCGTGGTCGGGCGTCGAAGTACAGTGGCCATTTCGGTGGACTGTCTCTAATCCGAAAGGACGCGCAGAAAGAGCCGCAACGGCGTCCTCGCCTGGTGCGTCAGCATGAGCTTGAAGTCATGCTGGCCGATCGCGCGCGCGTCCTTGGGATTGAGGTGCGCCGCGGGTGCGGCGTCACCAGCTTCGTCCAGCAGGCGGACGGCGTCGACCTGGAGTGGGTGTCTTCGACGGACAAAGGCCGTATCTCCTGCTCCTACCTGGTAGCTTGCGATGGCGGGCGCAGCTTCATCCGCAAGATGGCCGGCTTTGACTTCCCCGGCACGGCGCCGACGTCGACGTTCTACCAGGTTGTCGCGGAGATCGATCATCCCGACCGGCTGTTGCCTATTGGCTGGAATCGCACATCGGGCGGGGTGTTCGCCTACGGCCCCGTTCCCGGTCGATTGTTCATGCTGGACTTCATCGGTCCACCGGTGGATCGGCAGGCGCCGGTCACACGCGAGGAGATCGAAGCGGTCCTGCGCCGCATCAGCGGTGCGGACGTCCGTGTGAAAGCGCTCGAAAGCGGAAGCCGGTGGGCGGACAACACGCGGCTTGTCGATAGCTACCGGCTAGGCAGAGTGCTGCTTGCCGGTGATGCGGCGCATGTTCACTCGCCATTTGGCGGCCAGGGCCTGAACCTCGGGCTTGCGGACGCTGCAAACCTCGGTTGGAAGCTCGCCTCGGTCATCCGCGGCGAGATGCCGGAGAGTCTGCTCGACACCTACACGGCTGAGCGGCGGCCAGTCGCCAAGGCCGTGCTGGCCAACACCCTTGCCCAGATCGCCATCCTGCGGCCCGATCCGCAATCGGGTGCGATGCGGGACATCGTGGCGAACCTCATGCAATTCGATGACGTCAACCGCTTCATCGGAGAGATGATGAGCGGCCTTGCCACCCGTTACGATCTCGGCTCGAAGCTGGACGCGGTCGGACGGCTAATCGGCGACCAGCCGATCGGCCACGGCGATGCCGGCGTCTCGCTCTACGATCTCATGCAGGATGGCACGGGCGTTCTTCTCGACGCCTCAACCGAGGGGAAGGCTTCCAGGCTCGTTGCAGCCGCCACGCAGAAGATATGTTGCGTGGCCGTCGCTACAGGGCCTTCGATGCTGATCCGTCCCGATGCCTGCGTTGCCTGGGCCGGCGAGGAGGACAGCATCGATGGATTGGAGGAAACGCTCCGTCGCTGGTTCATAGATTCGGACGAGGCTTGCTATAGTCCACAACAGGTCGGACCTCTATCGAGCCCAGCCTGGCCAGAGGAATTCCCGCCGCAATCCGCACAGCCTCGTTGA
- a CDS encoding RNA polymerase sigma factor has protein sequence MTPSPQNSAAQRAAERAARESYGRLIAYLSSRTGDVAAAEDSLAEAFVAALRQWPVDGVPERPEAWLHAVAKRRQVDGIRRLVDGDRFAAEIRILSDQILPEIDEMPDRRTALLFACAHDGIEPSIRAPLMLQTVLGFSAAEIAAAFLLPPSTLSQRLVRAKARIKKDGVEFQIPDRSELPERMQAVLDAVYTAYTKGWSDADNAAGVDLAEEALWLGAVVVGLLPEEPEAKGVLALMLYAEARRAARTNGRGDFVPLSEQDVSQWDAQMIHAATKLLIAANQDPRSGRFQIEAAIQSAQIARRLGGAATLDEIVQLYDLLALVSPSPVVRLNRAMTIAQRDGPATALSLLDEVGQDERMLTYQPYWASRASVCASLGMRELAKAAFRQAIGLSSHPAVRVYLQRRLDAIDIS, from the coding sequence ATGACGCCGTCGCCGCAAAACAGCGCGGCCCAGCGCGCAGCCGAGCGGGCTGCGCGCGAGAGCTATGGACGGCTGATTGCCTATCTTTCTTCGCGCACCGGTGATGTCGCCGCCGCCGAGGATTCCCTGGCGGAAGCCTTTGTGGCCGCCCTGCGGCAGTGGCCGGTGGACGGTGTCCCCGAGCGGCCGGAGGCCTGGTTGCATGCGGTGGCCAAACGCCGGCAAGTCGATGGGATCCGTCGGCTGGTTGACGGCGACCGCTTCGCAGCGGAGATTCGCATCTTGTCGGACCAGATACTGCCTGAGATTGACGAGATGCCCGATAGACGGACTGCGCTGCTCTTTGCCTGCGCGCATGACGGCATCGAGCCAAGCATTCGAGCCCCGCTCATGCTGCAGACCGTGTTGGGCTTTTCCGCTGCCGAAATCGCTGCGGCCTTCCTGCTCCCGCCGAGCACCCTGAGTCAACGATTGGTACGTGCGAAGGCAAGGATAAAGAAGGATGGCGTCGAATTTCAGATCCCGGATCGCAGCGAGCTGCCCGAGCGGATGCAAGCGGTGCTCGATGCCGTATACACTGCCTACACCAAGGGTTGGTCAGACGCCGACAATGCCGCCGGAGTTGATTTGGCGGAAGAGGCCTTATGGCTAGGCGCCGTAGTCGTCGGCTTGCTGCCTGAAGAGCCGGAGGCAAAAGGCGTGCTTGCGCTGATGCTGTATGCCGAGGCGCGCCGCGCGGCCAGAACCAACGGCCGCGGCGACTTCGTACCGCTCAGCGAGCAGGATGTCAGCCAATGGGATGCCCAAATGATCCATGCTGCCACCAAGCTGCTTATTGCGGCCAACCAGGATCCAAGAAGCGGCAGGTTTCAGATTGAGGCTGCGATCCAGTCGGCGCAGATAGCGCGCCGTCTCGGCGGCGCGGCAACCTTGGATGAGATTGTCCAGCTGTATGACTTGCTGGCGCTAGTTTCACCGTCGCCAGTGGTGAGGCTCAATCGCGCAATGACGATCGCGCAGCGAGATGGTCCGGCGACTGCATTGTCGCTTCTTGACGAGGTGGGGCAGGACGAACGGATGCTTACCTATCAACCCTATTGGGCTTCCAGAGCATCGGTGTGCGCTTCCCTTGGCATGCGTGAACTTGCCAAGGCGGCCTTCCGCCAGGCCATCGGCCTCTCGTCGCACCCGGCTGTGAGGGTCTACCTGCAGCGCCGGCTGGACGCGATCGATATTTCGTAA
- a CDS encoding YciI family protein: MRYACLVYFDPHKVFNQSAEAEAALRDSGAYNNELKASGHMVTDLALQLPDQAMTVQVRGGRMSATDGPFMETKEVLGGFIVIEARDLNEAVRIAAGIPLARLGSIEVRPVVDYSKPRPNL; this comes from the coding sequence ATGCGCTATGCCTGCTTAGTCTATTTCGATCCTCACAAGGTCTTTAACCAAAGCGCCGAGGCCGAGGCGGCGCTGCGTGATTCCGGCGCCTATAACAACGAGTTGAAGGCCAGCGGCCACATGGTGACGGATCTAGCCCTTCAGTTGCCCGACCAGGCGATGACCGTGCAGGTCCGCGGCGGGAGGATGTCGGCGACGGACGGCCCATTCATGGAAACCAAGGAAGTGCTGGGCGGCTTCATCGTGATCGAAGCACGCGACCTCAACGAGGCTGTGCGGATTGCGGCGGGAATTCCTCTGGCCAGGCTGGGCTCGATAGAGGTCCGACCTGTTGTGGACTATAGCAAGCCTCGTCCGAATCTATGA
- a CDS encoding glutathione S-transferase family protein, translating to MKIYWIKAQAPQRVLALAKHLGVKAEFIEIDVKAGGLKTAAYAALNPNMKAPTLVDGDFVLWESSAIMAHLCIKTGSDMWPAHNPAEQVQVLRWLSWNDCHWSPAVSPFYFEHIVKATFGLGAPDSASLKTSVADFVKFAKVLDGHLADRTFVACERLTIADFQLASMATYWRESEMPLEAFPNIVRWIDVLTRIPAWADPWPAKSLAPGNHEIQLATSSIDNLAR from the coding sequence ATGAAAATATACTGGATCAAAGCACAGGCGCCGCAGCGCGTACTGGCGCTGGCCAAGCATCTCGGCGTCAAGGCGGAGTTTATTGAAATCGACGTGAAGGCCGGCGGGCTCAAGACAGCTGCATATGCAGCGCTTAATCCCAACATGAAGGCGCCCACCCTGGTCGATGGCGATTTTGTGCTGTGGGAGTCTTCGGCCATCATGGCCCATCTTTGCATCAAGACCGGGTCGGACATGTGGCCTGCGCATAATCCGGCTGAGCAAGTCCAGGTGCTGCGCTGGCTGTCCTGGAACGATTGCCACTGGTCGCCCGCCGTCTCGCCGTTTTATTTCGAACATATCGTCAAGGCGACATTCGGGCTCGGAGCGCCGGACAGCGCGTCGCTGAAAACCAGCGTAGCGGATTTTGTGAAATTCGCAAAAGTCTTGGACGGCCACCTGGCGGACCGTACCTTTGTGGCGTGTGAAAGGCTTACCATCGCAGACTTCCAGCTCGCCTCGATGGCGACCTACTGGCGGGAATCGGAAATGCCGCTGGAGGCGTTTCCCAATATCGTTCGCTGGATCGACGTGTTGACACGTATTCCGGCGTGGGCCGATCCTTGGCCAGCTAAGTCGCTGGCTCCGGGTAATCACGAAATTCAGTTGGCAACGTCATCGATCGACAACTTGGCGCGATAA
- a CDS encoding YciI family protein, with the protein MTLYADEAKGAAIPAGEMAKYMDQMYAYRDALIKAGVFVQTNGLAPSTTACTVSTEGGQIRVHDGPYADTREQAGGYFIINVKDPDDARLWATRCPAATWGSVELRQIMELPSP; encoded by the coding sequence ATGACACTCTACGCCGACGAAGCCAAAGGAGCGGCCATTCCAGCTGGCGAAATGGCGAAGTACATGGATCAGATGTACGCTTACCGAGACGCCTTGATCAAGGCCGGCGTCTTCGTCCAGACCAATGGCCTCGCGCCTAGCACCACGGCTTGCACCGTGTCGACGGAAGGCGGGCAGATCCGCGTCCATGACGGACCCTATGCGGATACCCGGGAGCAGGCCGGCGGCTACTTCATCATCAACGTCAAAGACCCTGACGACGCCAGGCTTTGGGCGACCAGATGCCCGGCGGCGACATGGGGGAGCGTCGAATTGAGACAGATCATGGAGCTGCCGTCGCCATGA
- a CDS encoding glutathione S-transferase family protein, translated as MTLALYAHPFASYCWKVLIALYENDTPFTFHVVDLGDAASAAELGRLWPFKKFPVLLDGEKPVIESTIIVEYLDLHHPGPARLLPLDAAAALDVRFADRFFDNYVHTPMQAIVADALRREKSDADAVARARANLDTAYAWLERRMEKHEWAAGDGFTLADCSAAPALFYADWVHPIGDAFPNVRAYRNRLNARPSVARTIDEARPYRHFFPLGAPDRD; from the coding sequence ATGACGCTGGCCCTCTATGCCCACCCGTTCGCCTCCTACTGCTGGAAGGTGTTGATTGCGCTTTACGAGAACGACACGCCCTTCACCTTCCATGTGGTCGACCTTGGCGATGCAGCCTCGGCGGCTGAACTGGGACGGCTATGGCCTTTCAAGAAGTTTCCTGTCCTGCTTGATGGGGAGAAGCCGGTAATCGAATCCACGATCATCGTCGAATACCTGGATCTTCATCATCCGGGTCCGGCGCGGCTGCTCCCGCTTGATGCGGCGGCTGCGCTCGATGTGCGGTTTGCCGATCGCTTTTTCGACAACTATGTTCACACTCCGATGCAGGCGATCGTCGCCGACGCGCTACGCAGGGAGAAAAGCGACGCCGATGCGGTGGCGCGTGCTCGCGCGAACCTCGACACGGCGTATGCCTGGCTAGAGCGCCGGATGGAGAAGCACGAATGGGCGGCCGGTGATGGTTTCACCCTTGCCGACTGTTCCGCGGCTCCGGCCTTGTTCTACGCGGACTGGGTTCACCCCATCGGCGATGCTTTTCCTAACGTGCGCGCCTATCGGAATCGCCTGAATGCACGGCCGTCGGTTGCACGGACGATCGATGAAGCACGTCCCTATCGCCATTTCTTTCCGCTTGGCGCTCCGGACCGCGACTAG
- a CDS encoding GFA family protein: MSTPPKNNMIVSCLCGRVELEAIGAPISSVVCYCDDCQEGSRQIEALPNASPVQDLDGGSAYIVYRKDRVTCSRGALLLKSLKIREKSATNRVIATCCNSAMLLGFDDGKHWVDVYRSRCKGDLPPLQMRICTKFKPENGDVPSDLPSYSSYPFKFLVMLLAARIAMLFHR, from the coding sequence ATGTCGACACCACCGAAAAACAACATGATAGTTTCGTGTTTATGCGGACGGGTCGAACTCGAAGCGATTGGCGCTCCAATTTCAAGCGTTGTCTGCTACTGCGACGATTGCCAGGAAGGTTCCCGTCAAATTGAAGCGTTACCGAATGCAAGCCCCGTTCAAGATCTCGATGGCGGGAGCGCCTACATCGTCTACCGAAAGGATCGCGTTACGTGTTCAAGGGGAGCCCTGCTGTTGAAGAGTCTTAAAATCAGAGAGAAATCGGCCACAAACCGCGTCATCGCTACCTGTTGCAATTCAGCAATGCTCCTCGGCTTCGATGACGGGAAACATTGGGTTGATGTGTACCGATCAAGGTGTAAAGGAGACCTCCCTCCTTTGCAGATGCGTATTTGCACAAAATTCAAGCCCGAGAACGGCGACGTTCCGAGCGACCTGCCCAGTTACTCGAGTTATCCCTTCAAATTTCTGGTGATGCTTTTAGCTGCCCGGATTGCAATGCTGTTCCATCGATAG
- a CDS encoding GFA family protein: MTTYTLFTPLTGGRKCGEIRFRMGIAPIIRARCHCHQCQKVSGSGFRTSAMIEVDHLTILETESQPFHGADQRRYSSNVPRHYHRGVHGGFASTFDGGHHAIRSS, from the coding sequence ATGACCACCTACACCCTCTTCACCCCGCTCACCGGGGGCCGCAAATGTGGGGAAATTCGCTTCCGTATGGGAATCGCCCCGATCATCAGGGCCCGCTGCCATTGCCATCAATGCCAAAAGGTCAGCGGGTCAGGCTTTCGTACTAGCGCTATGATCGAGGTTGATCATTTGACCATCCTCGAAACCGAGTCCCAGCCATTCCATGGCGCTGACCAGCGTAGGTATTCGAGTAATGTGCCTCGCCACTACCACCGCGGAGTCCATGGCGGGTTTGCCTCGACATTTGATGGTGGGCACCATGCGATCAGGAGTAGCTGA
- a CDS encoding SDR family oxidoreductase encodes MSLKDKNVVVTGGSRGLGLGLVEALVAHGARVTIIARSADALESVRARLGVATICADVTDETAAHRILTEVSPDILVLNAGAKPRMGRLDQMSWADFTVPWEHDVKAGLYWLQAALKLPLKSGSRVMVISSGAAVDGSPMSGGYGGAKRMLWFMAKYANGISEQKDLGIRFQAIVPQQMVRGTGVGDTGAEAYAGAMDIKPEEFVARFGAPMPPREFGEKVVSVLDDPKYAEGFAFGLKGDTGITMLEGAVA; translated from the coding sequence ATGAGCCTCAAAGATAAGAATGTCGTCGTCACCGGCGGCAGCCGTGGTCTTGGCTTGGGACTGGTCGAGGCCCTGGTCGCGCACGGCGCCAGAGTGACGATCATTGCCCGCAGCGCCGATGCCCTCGAGTCCGTCCGCGCCCGGCTGGGCGTCGCCACGATTTGCGCCGACGTGACAGACGAGACCGCCGCCCACCGCATCCTTACCGAGGTCAGCCCGGACATCCTGGTGCTGAACGCAGGCGCGAAGCCGCGGATGGGGCGGTTGGACCAGATGAGCTGGGCGGATTTCACGGTCCCATGGGAACATGACGTCAAGGCCGGGCTCTATTGGCTGCAGGCGGCGCTCAAGCTGCCGCTCAAATCCGGAAGCCGTGTCATGGTGATATCGAGCGGCGCGGCCGTGGACGGATCGCCGATGTCGGGTGGCTACGGCGGCGCCAAGCGCATGCTGTGGTTCATGGCCAAATACGCCAACGGCATCTCGGAGCAAAAGGATCTCGGGATTCGCTTCCAGGCGATCGTGCCGCAGCAAATGGTCCGCGGCACCGGGGTCGGCGACACCGGCGCCGAAGCCTACGCAGGCGCCATGGACATCAAGCCGGAAGAGTTCGTGGCCCGCTTCGGCGCGCCGATGCCACCCCGGGAGTTCGGTGAGAAAGTTGTTTCGGTGCTGGACGACCCGAAATATGCCGAAGGCTTCGCCTTCGGGCTCAAAGGCGATACGGGAATCACCATGCTCGAGGGAGCAGTAGCTTGA
- a CDS encoding sigma-70 family RNA polymerase sigma factor, with product MNTGRSSPNSDTRAELFTLVGELRPELHRYCARLMGSVIDGEDVVQDTLIRALVALQELDETPPLRPWLFRIAHNRALDLLRGRTVRTAEPIDAASDIADSTNPDPLEMLMRQEAVKTAVSRFAELPILQRSVVILKDVLDESLIEIAALLDLTVDAVKGHLARGRAHLREINAQASPLPDARSVSAETARYVALFNQRDWDGLRALLADDVKLKQSAYPLRVGAADVGLFFTNYAKSSGVWLAPAWLEGRDVIAVFEDRSDPKPSYMMWLEWRDGLISFIRDYYHVRYVAADAELSWVAGKIGKL from the coding sequence TTGAACACAGGACGATCTTCGCCGAACTCCGACACCCGGGCGGAACTCTTCACCCTGGTCGGCGAACTGCGACCAGAGTTGCACCGCTATTGCGCTCGTCTGATGGGATCGGTCATCGACGGCGAGGACGTCGTGCAAGACACACTGATCCGGGCTTTGGTGGCGCTGCAAGAGTTGGACGAGACGCCACCGCTTCGACCCTGGCTGTTCCGGATCGCCCACAACCGCGCCCTCGATCTGCTACGCGGCCGGACTGTGCGCACGGCCGAACCGATCGATGCCGCCTCAGACATCGCCGACTCGACCAACCCTGATCCATTGGAGATGCTGATGCGCCAAGAAGCTGTCAAAACCGCAGTGTCGCGCTTTGCGGAACTACCCATCCTGCAGAGGAGCGTCGTCATCCTGAAAGATGTACTCGACGAGTCGCTGATAGAGATCGCCGCCCTCCTCGACCTCACGGTCGACGCCGTGAAGGGCCATCTGGCGCGGGGGCGCGCGCATCTTCGGGAGATCAACGCGCAAGCCAGCCCGCTTCCAGACGCGCGGTCGGTGTCCGCTGAAACGGCGCGTTATGTTGCGCTCTTCAACCAGCGGGACTGGGACGGTTTGCGGGCGCTCCTCGCGGATGACGTGAAACTTAAGCAGTCCGCGTACCCGCTTCGCGTCGGAGCGGCGGACGTTGGTTTGTTCTTCACAAACTACGCCAAGAGCAGCGGCGTGTGGCTCGCCCCAGCCTGGCTCGAGGGCCGGGATGTAATCGCGGTCTTCGAAGACCGCAGCGATCCAAAACCCAGCTACATGATGTGGCTCGAGTGGCGCGACGGCCTAATCAGCTTCATCCGCGACTACTACCACGTCCGCTATGTCGCCGCCGACGCAGAGTTGTCGTGGGTAGCCGGCAAGATCGGCAAACTTTGA
- a CDS encoding glutathione S-transferase family protein, with protein MKLYGFAATRSLRALWALNELNAEFEFIPVNLLAGEQHRPEFLRLNPAGKVPVLVDGDMVLTESAAIVIYLAEKYPDKGLLPADRKQLAQAYRWVMFAMTELEQPLWRITRHTWLYPEDKRLPEEIPRASQEFVAMATILDKHMEGRQFIVGDTITVADCVTAYLMDWANEYHLIDQHPQLRAYLDRMYARPTAPLRIAAAFANLQTEKST; from the coding sequence ATGAAACTCTACGGATTTGCCGCCACCCGCTCACTTCGCGCGCTGTGGGCATTAAACGAACTCAATGCCGAATTCGAGTTCATACCAGTCAACCTCTTGGCCGGCGAACAGCACCGCCCGGAATTTCTCCGCCTCAACCCCGCCGGCAAGGTGCCGGTGCTGGTCGATGGCGATATGGTGCTCACCGAATCGGCAGCGATTGTCATCTACCTGGCTGAGAAATATCCTGATAAAGGGCTGCTTCCCGCCGACCGCAAGCAGTTAGCTCAAGCGTATCGCTGGGTGATGTTTGCCATGACTGAACTTGAGCAGCCGTTGTGGCGCATCACGCGCCACACCTGGTTGTACCCGGAAGACAAGCGCTTACCCGAAGAAATCCCTCGCGCCAGCCAGGAATTTGTTGCCATGGCGACCATATTAGATAAGCACATGGAAGGACGGCAGTTCATTGTCGGCGACACCATCACCGTAGCCGATTGCGTGACTGCGTACCTGATGGATTGGGCCAATGAGTATCACTTGATCGACCAACACCCTCAACTGCGCGCTTATCTGGACAGAATGTACGCGCGCCCCACTGCTCCCTTGCGGATTGCCGCGGCGTTTGCCAATCTTCAAACTGAGAAATCGACATGA